Below is a genomic region from Echinicola rosea.
CTGAAACTACACCAGCACCTAGCTGCATACCAGACGTGGAACTAGAGGCTGCCTGTGGCCCTGCTTGAATACCCAATCTGAAGGGGCTTTCCTTTCCTTGATCATTCTTGATGATCGTATTGGTATTTTTTACATCTTTCTCACTGCTTTCACTCTTCTCGCCTTCTTTCCACTCATCCACCCAATTTTGGGCGACATTTTCATCCATATAGGATTTTTTGGATTGATTGCTTTGGGGTGTTGCGTAAACGGACTGATCCACATACTCCTGTGGCTTCCCGTCCAAATGAGCTGTCATCCTAGTAATGGGGTAAGAAGGAAGTACAAGATTCGACTCATCGGTATCGAAATCAGCCTTCCTCGACATGGCAATAGGTGACGCCATCTCTCGTGATCGACTTCCATTGTCGCTATTTACCTGCTCAGTGTGCTCCAGAGGTGGCTTGGGGACAGTTGCCAAGGCCGGCTGCTTAATTTCTTCCGTCTGCTCTTTGGTAGAATCATCGATGGGTTTTAAGATCTCATCCAGCTTCTTGCTTTTTTGGGCAATACTTCCCTTCAGATCGGTCACACCTTTTTCAATCTCCTTTTCATAGGGGTAGAACACAAACAGCAACGTCAGCGACGCAGCTACCGTGGACACAATAAATGGCCACAACACCAACTTTTTACGCTTTGTCGGTTTGTTAAAATAGACTTGGGAAAACTTCTCCCATTCTGCCTGATCAAAACTCTCTTCATGGTGAACGAAGGAGTCCTTGATCCTCTCCACAAGCCGCTTATCGAACTGCTCCTTCATCTTTAATTCTGTTTAACTCTGTTATCTTTTCTCTTAATCGCTGTTTGGCACGTGCCAGGTACGTCCTGCTCGTACTGGCAGGAATATCCAAAGACTCTCCAATCTCGTTGTGATTGTATCCTTCTATTTCATACATATTGAAGATGATTCGCATCACCTCTGGCAAATCCCTGAGGGCTCCAAGGATGTCTTCCTTGGATAACTCATCGATAATGGAAGCATCATAGGTCTTCGCAGATGCCTTTTCGATCTCCATCACCGCATAGTGCTTGACATTCTTTCGGTAATAGTCTATGGAAGTATTGATCACAATCCTTCGGAACCATGCTTTAAAGGAGCTACTTTCCGAATACTGTTGGATTCGGTCAAACGCTTTCATAAAACTGTCGTTCACAATTTCACATGCCTCTTCACGGCTATTGGAATACCTCAGCGAGATACTCATAGCATACCCGTAAAAATGCTTATAGAGCATTTCCAGGGCTTTGGGCTTACCATCTTTGGCTTCTTGAATAAGGTATTGGTCCAATCGACTGGCTTTTATATGCTATGTTTACTTTCAAGACGACAGCTGATCAAAAAATGCTACAAGCTTTTAAAAAAAAAAATATTCACCTATCGGCCTATCCATGTCCCCACTTACATTTACAGGATAGATACAATTGGCTATTAACCCGTAATTGCTTACTAATCAGTTGCTACGCATCCCAACTGAATTCCTTGACGCTTCGGATCGAATGATAATTCCTAATACATCATCCCCATTAAAAATCAAAGTTTACCGTCTGTGCCACCTCTTCCGAAAGGCTCAAAGCCACAGGGCAGGTTTTTGCGGCATTCTTTAACTTTTGCAATAGTTTTTGATCATCCGATGGCTTCTCCCATGAAAAGTCAATAATGATCTCTTTGATCTTTCTGGGGTTACTGGCCATTACCTTGGTCACTTCCCAGGTTAACCCCTCAAGTTCCACTCCTTCCCGCTGTGCCACAATGCCCATAATGGTCACCATACAGCTCCCAAGGGCAGAAGCCACCAAATCAGTAGGAGAAAACGCTTCTCCCTTACCGTTGTTATCCACTGGGGCATCAGTGATGATCTCCCTGCCTGATTGCAAATGCTGGGAACTGGTTCGGAGATTTTCGAGGTAGGTGCTTTTAATAGTAGGCATAAACCTTTATTTTTATTTGAAGTTATCTAACATATAGAACAAAATTAGCGTATAATTCCTTAGAACATATGACAAAAGGAACAAAATATCTTATCCTCTTACTGTTGCTGGCCGCCCCGCACTTTTTAATGGGGCAAGGCAGAGAAGCTGGAGACTATGACTATGACAAAGAAGTGCTCTTCGGTATAAACAAGAACTTCAACGGAGGGCTGATCGGAGGATTGTACCTAAAGATAGGTTCGAGGATTACCGAGAACACCTTTCAGTTTTTCTCTTTGGAAATGGCCAATGTCAAAAACCCAAAAGAAGCCCGCTACAGCACCATTCTTGGTAACAGCTTTATTTACGGAAAATCCAATTACCTCTACAGCATCCGCCCGCAATATGGCCGTGAACTGATCCTCTTCAAAAAAGCGCCCCAAAAAGGAGTACAGGTTTCCGTGCTTTCAGCAATCGGCCCTTCCTTTGGAATCATTGCCCCCTATTATATTGAGTACGCTACTTCCAATTCTGAAAGTACTAGGGTTCAATATGACCCAGAAGTCCACCAATCACTCTCCTATATCCTGGGACCTGGACATCTATTTGAGGGCTTGGGAGAGTCTCAGCTGGCCATCGGAGCCAATGTTAAAGCAGCCCTATCCTTTGAATTTGGAGTTTTTAAATCAAATGTCACCGGATTGGAACTAGGATATGAACTGGAAGGTTTTACTAAAGAGATTCCCCTGATGCCCACTACAGAAAACCGGCAAATATTCCAGTCGGCTTACTTCACACTCTTCTACGGCTTCAGGAAATAAACCATTAATTGGTTTTGCTGTAACAAAACCTTAATTTTGCGACAAGTTAAGATAGTGAGATGATAGAACTACCCGTAATATCCGAAGAATCCAAAAAGCGTAAAAAGCCTGACTGGCTGAGAGTAAAACTCCCAGTGGGAAAAGAATACGCAAAGGTCAGGAAACTGGTCGATGAACATAAGCTCCATACCATTTGTGAAAGCGGTAACTGCCCCAATATGGGCGAATGCTGGGGAGCCGGCACAGCCACTTTCATGATCTTGGGAAATGTTTGCACCCGCAGTTGCTCTTTTTGTGCCGTAGCCACAGGAAGGCCGCCAGAATATGATACCGATGAGCCTAGAAGAGTGGCAGAAGCCATCAAACTAATGGGCGTAAAACACGCTGTACTTACTTCGGTAAACCGGGATGAGCTCAAAGACAGGGGGGCAGAAATCTGGTACCAAACCGTCATTGAGACCAAAAACCTTTCCCCTGAAACCACCATAGAAACGCTTATCCCGGATGTGAAATCCAATTGGGATGCGCTGTATCGTATGATCGATGGTGGCCAAGAAGTCGTTTCTCATAACATGGAAACAGTAGAAAGCCTTTACAGGAGGGTCAGGCCACAGGCCAAATATTGGAGATCCCTTGAGCAGATCAAGCTGACCAAGGAATACGGCAAGAGAACGAAAACTGGCATCATGCTTGGTCTTGGAGAAACCAAAGAGCAAGTCTATAAAGCCATGGATGACCTGGCCGAGCACGGATGTGACATCCTTACCCTTGGCCAATATTTACAACCTACTAAAATGCATATTGAAGTAGCCGAATTTATCCACCCTGATCTTTTTGACCATTACAGGGAAGAAGGGCTTAAAAGAGGCCTAAAATATGTAGAGTCAGGACCATTGGTAAGGTCTTCTTATCATGCTGAAAGGCATGTAAATGTCTAAGACCCCAAGGATCAAGTAATATTTCACATAAAGATCTGGGCATAAAAAAACTCTTTCTGCCGTAGCGGAAAGAGTTTTTTTATTTACACTTCTTATGGTTTTATCAATCGCCACCAAGTGCTTCAGCACCGGCCACAATTTCAAGGATTTCGTTTGTAATGGCCGCCTGACGAGATCGGTTATACATCAAACGCAAGTCTTTGAGGAGCTCTCCGGCATTTTCAGTGGCCTTGTCCATAGCCGTCATCCGAGCACCATGCTCAGAAGCGTTACTTTCCAAAACCGCTTTATAAAACTGTATTTTCAATGAGGTAGGCACCAGCTCTTGCATGATGTAATCACGAGAAGGCTCCATGATGTAATCCACATTGGTAGCGGAAATATTCTCTTCACTTTCCTCTTTTTCCATCGGCAGAAACTGTTCGTTTCTTACCACTTGGGTCGCTACATTTTTGAATTCGTTATACACCAATACGACTTTGTCATAGGTGCCTTTTTCGAACTCGTCCATTGCATATTCAGCAGCCTCACGGACTTTGTCAAAAGAAAGGTCAGAGAAAACCTGATAGAAATCATCTACCAAATTCACCTCTCTTTTCTTGAAAATATCGAATGCCTTTTTACCTAAAGGAAGCACAGTAATATTTTTACCGGCATATTCGGTATTGATTGCTGCGGATGCAGCTTTGATGATATTGGTATTGAAGGCACCACACAGTCCTTTATCTGAAGTAACAGGAACGATCAAAACATTATTGACCTCTCTCTTTTCTGCATAGACCAAATCGCTACCGCCTTCTATTCCTGCAGAAACGTTATTAAGAATGGCAGTTAATTTCTGAGAATAAGGACGCATTTGGATGATTTTATCCTGAGCTCTCCTTAGCTTCGCGGCAGCCACCATCTTCATTGCCTTGGTAATTTGCTGCGTCGAAACGACCGAGTTAATCCTTTCTTTTACTTCCTTTAAGTTAGCCATATTTTCAAATAGAGAATAAGGACTCCACCCCCGGAGAGGTGGAGCAATTAATTATTTTGCGTACTTAGGTGTAAGTTCTTTAGCTGCTTTTTCAAGTAGTTTACCAGCAGTATCCAAATCACCTTTGGTCAAAGCATTGATTGCTTCTTGGTACTGGGAAGTAAGCAAGGTATAGAATTCTTTTTCAAACTCTCTTGCCCTTTCTACTGGTACGCTATCCATCAATCCTTTAGTAGAAGCATAGATAATCGCCGCTTGAAGTTCCACTTTCACAGGAGAGTATTGCGCTTGCTTAAGGATTTCTTGGTTTCTTCTACCCCTTTCGATAGTTCTCTTGGTGGTTGCATCAAGATCAGAACCAAACTTGGCAAATGCTTCCAGTTCACGGAATTGCGCTTGGTCTAGCTTCAGGGTACCAGAAACTTTTTTCATGGATTTGATCTGTGCGTTACCACCTACCCTTGATACGGAAATACCCACGTTAATGGCAGGACGTATCCCGGAGTTGAAAAGGTTGGTTTCCAAGAAGATCTGACCATCGGTAATGGAGATCACGTTAGTAGGAATATAAGCAGAAACATCACCTGCCTGCGTTTCAATGATCGGAAGGGCTGTCAATGATCCACCACCTTTCACCAGCGGCTTAAGGGACTCAGGAAGATCGTTCATCTCCTTGGCAATGGTATCGGAAGAGTTGATCTTAGCAGCTCTTTCCAACAATCTTGAGTGGAGGTAAAACACATCTCCAGGGTATGCCTCACGTCCCGGAGGTCTTCTCAGCAATAGGGATACTTCACGGTAAGCCACGGCTTGTTTGGAAAGGTCATCATAAACCACCAATGCAGGACGACCGGTATCACGGAAAAACTCCCCAATGGCAGCACCGGTAAATGGTGCAAAGAACTGCATAGGTGCAGGATCAGAAGCTGCCGCCGAAACGACTACCGTGTATGGAAGGGCTCCGCCTTTTTCCAAGGCTGCCACCACGCCCGCAACTGTAGAAGCCTTCTGACCGATGGCCACATAAATACAGAAAACAGGTTCTCCTTTTTCGTAAAATTCCTTTTGGTTAAGAATGGTATCGATCGCCACGGCAGTTTTTCCTGTCTGACGGTCACCGATGATCAACTCCCGCTGACCTCTACCGATAGGGATCATCGCATCGATGGATTTGATACCTGTCTGAAGCGGCTCGTTTACTGGTTGACGGTAGATTACACCTGGAGCTTTACGCTCCAATGGCATATCGTAAAGATCTCCTTCAATAGGCCCTTTTCCGTCGATTGGTTGCCCTAGGGTATCCACTACCCGGCCCAACATACCTTCACCTGCCTTGATAGACGCAATTTGCTTAGTCCGCTTTACAGTATCTCCCTCTTTCACTCCTTTAGAGTCTCCGAAAAGTACTGCACCGACATTGTCTTCTTCTAGGTTAAGTACCATTGCTTTGAGCCCGTTTTCAAACTCCAGCAACTCACCAGATTGAGCTTGGGATAGTCCGTAGATACGGGCCACACCATCACCAACTTGTAGGACTGTTCCTACTTCTTCCAGTTCAGCTTCCGTTTTGGCACCTGAGAGCTGCTCTCTCAAGATCGCCGAAACTTCATCAGGTCTTACTTCTGCCATTCTTGAATATAGTTATATAGTTTTTCCTGTATTTATTAAATCTGCTTCTCGTAATGATTATTCGAGAATTGTAATTTCAATGATTTCAGCTTGCTGTTCATCGACTCATCCAGCTGACGGTCGTTTACTTTCAAGACAAAACCACCGATAATGTCTTTATCCACTTTTTCGACCAACTCCACCTTGGGCTTACCGGAGATTTCCTTCACCGCTTCAGCAAACACCTTTCGGAGCGCTTCATCCATCGGGAAGGTAGTCGTCACCTCTGCTTTCTGGATGCCTTGGTGCTGGTTATAGAGCGCTAGAAACGCTTTGGCAATGTCAGCAATAATATCCTCCCGATGCTTACGGGAAATGATATCATAAAAGGACAAGGTAAGTTCCTGAGCTGTTCCGGAAAATATCTTCTTGATCACTTTGGCCTTCACATCAGGCATTACAATTGGGCTTTTTAGCATCAATGCAAAATCCCTATTGGAACCCGCCACCGCTAACAAGGACTCCATGTCCTGGTGTACTTCCTTCAGTATTCCTCTTTCATCTGCCAACTCCAACAAGGACTTGGCATACCTCGAAGCGACTCTTTTTACTGACATTTGCTACGATTAATTTAACTTAAGATCTTTTACAAACTCCTCCACCAACGCTTTTTGCGCCTTGTCACTTTCAAGGTTCTTGCGCAATAATTTCTCTGTCACTTCCAGTGCAAGTGTCGCCACTTGGTTTTTAACTTCTGACAATGCAGCTTTTTTCTCTGTTTCAATTACCGCTTTGGCATCTTCGATCATTTTGGCTCCTGCTTTTGAGGCTTCTTCTTTGGCCTCATCGATCATCTTAGCAGAGGTTTCATTAGCCGATTTCAAAATGTGATCACGCTCCAGTCTAGCCTCTTGAAGCAGTTTCTCATTTTCTGCCTTCAGGTTTGCCATCTCATTTCTCGCGTTTTCAGCAGCTTTCAGGGCACCCTCAATAGCCGTCTCACGCTCATCAAGCGCAGAGAGAATAGGTTTCCAAGCAAATTTCCCCAGGATTATCAATAAAATCCCAAAACCGATAATTTGCCAAATGATTAGTCCAGAACCAGGAATTATAAGATCCATCTATATAATGTTTTAAACTGTTTTGTTCAAATGATAAAGTAGGGATGGACCTAACGTCCACCCCCATTCTTTGTACTTCTTAGAAAGTGATGTTCTCGTTAAGCGCAATCAGCAGACATACTACCACTGCAAACAGAGATACCACTTCAATAAGGGCTGCAATAATCAGCATAGCAGTTTGGATTTTACCAGCTGCTTCAGGTTGTCTTGCAATACCTTCCATAGCCTGACCACCGATTCTACCGATACCAAGTCCTGCGCCTATCGCTACAATACCAGCACCGATACCTGCACCCAAAAGTGCTAGGCCAGCAGACAACAATAATGAAGTTAACATACGTGTTATAATTTATAAATTGAACAAAGAAATTCTAGTGATGATCGTGCTCTGCTACTGCCTGTCCAATATACATCGCAGAGAACAACGTAAATACATAAGCCTGAATGGCAGCTACCAACAA
It encodes:
- a CDS encoding porin family protein, translated to MKEQFDKRLVERIKDSFVHHEESFDQAEWEKFSQVYFNKPTKRKKLVLWPFIVSTVAASLTLLFVFYPYEKEIEKGVTDLKGSIAQKSKKLDEILKPIDDSTKEQTEEIKQPALATVPKPPLEHTEQVNSDNGSRSREMASPIAMSRKADFDTDESNLVLPSYPITRMTAHLDGKPQEYVDQSVYATPQSNQSKKSYMDENVAQNWVDEWKEGEKSESSEKDVKNTNTIIKNDQGKESPFRLGIQAGPQAASSSTSGMQLGAGVVSEFSISDRIKLDVGVNYAHQQFEPETLNKLPESMQMRAMSSAAPNEASYTVTNDYLGSEYTMSYYGLDIPINIKYKVMDKEKANVFVITGLSSMVYFDQTGVETFAVESKFTEDFAGALQFSESIQEYSQEYSPGSEQSNVDLGKMLNLSFGYEYNLSNGTFLSIEPYYKLPLGNLTFTNQQFSIGGVNLRMNFQFKK
- a CDS encoding RNA polymerase sigma factor, with product MDQYLIQEAKDGKPKALEMLYKHFYGYAMSISLRYSNSREEACEIVNDSFMKAFDRIQQYSESSSFKAWFRRIVINTSIDYYRKNVKHYAVMEIEKASAKTYDASIIDELSKEDILGALRDLPEVMRIIFNMYEIEGYNHNEIGESLDIPASTSRTYLARAKQRLREKITELNRIKDEGAVR
- a CDS encoding OsmC family protein; translated protein: MPTIKSTYLENLRTSSQHLQSGREIITDAPVDNNGKGEAFSPTDLVASALGSCMVTIMGIVAQREGVELEGLTWEVTKVMASNPRKIKEIIIDFSWEKPSDDQKLLQKLKNAAKTCPVALSLSEEVAQTVNFDF
- the lipA gene encoding lipoyl synthase, which gives rise to MIELPVISEESKKRKKPDWLRVKLPVGKEYAKVRKLVDEHKLHTICESGNCPNMGECWGAGTATFMILGNVCTRSCSFCAVATGRPPEYDTDEPRRVAEAIKLMGVKHAVLTSVNRDELKDRGAEIWYQTVIETKNLSPETTIETLIPDVKSNWDALYRMIDGGQEVVSHNMETVESLYRRVRPQAKYWRSLEQIKLTKEYGKRTKTGIMLGLGETKEQVYKAMDDLAEHGCDILTLGQYLQPTKMHIEVAEFIHPDLFDHYREEGLKRGLKYVESGPLVRSSYHAERHVNV
- the atpG gene encoding ATP synthase F1 subunit gamma; protein product: MANLKEVKERINSVVSTQQITKAMKMVAAAKLRRAQDKIIQMRPYSQKLTAILNNVSAGIEGGSDLVYAEKREVNNVLIVPVTSDKGLCGAFNTNIIKAASAAINTEYAGKNITVLPLGKKAFDIFKKREVNLVDDFYQVFSDLSFDKVREAAEYAMDEFEKGTYDKVVLVYNEFKNVATQVVRNEQFLPMEKEESEENISATNVDYIMEPSRDYIMQELVPTSLKIQFYKAVLESNASEHGARMTAMDKATENAGELLKDLRLMYNRSRQAAITNEILEIVAGAEALGGD
- the atpA gene encoding F0F1 ATP synthase subunit alpha, which produces MAEVRPDEVSAILREQLSGAKTEAELEEVGTVLQVGDGVARIYGLSQAQSGELLEFENGLKAMVLNLEEDNVGAVLFGDSKGVKEGDTVKRTKQIASIKAGEGMLGRVVDTLGQPIDGKGPIEGDLYDMPLERKAPGVIYRQPVNEPLQTGIKSIDAMIPIGRGQRELIIGDRQTGKTAVAIDTILNQKEFYEKGEPVFCIYVAIGQKASTVAGVVAALEKGGALPYTVVVSAAASDPAPMQFFAPFTGAAIGEFFRDTGRPALVVYDDLSKQAVAYREVSLLLRRPPGREAYPGDVFYLHSRLLERAAKINSSDTIAKEMNDLPESLKPLVKGGGSLTALPIIETQAGDVSAYIPTNVISITDGQIFLETNLFNSGIRPAINVGISVSRVGGNAQIKSMKKVSGTLKLDQAQFRELEAFAKFGSDLDATTKRTIERGRRNQEILKQAQYSPVKVELQAAIIYASTKGLMDSVPVERAREFEKEFYTLLTSQYQEAINALTKGDLDTAGKLLEKAAKELTPKYAK
- the atpH gene encoding ATP synthase F1 subunit delta, producing the protein MSVKRVASRYAKSLLELADERGILKEVHQDMESLLAVAGSNRDFALMLKSPIVMPDVKAKVIKKIFSGTAQELTLSFYDIISRKHREDIIADIAKAFLALYNQHQGIQKAEVTTTFPMDEALRKVFAEAVKEISGKPKVELVEKVDKDIIGGFVLKVNDRQLDESMNSKLKSLKLQFSNNHYEKQI
- a CDS encoding F0F1 ATP synthase subunit B; amino-acid sequence: MDLIIPGSGLIIWQIIGFGILLIILGKFAWKPILSALDERETAIEGALKAAENARNEMANLKAENEKLLQEARLERDHILKSANETSAKMIDEAKEEASKAGAKMIEDAKAVIETEKKAALSEVKNQVATLALEVTEKLLRKNLESDKAQKALVEEFVKDLKLN
- the atpE gene encoding ATP synthase F0 subunit C, which encodes MLTSLLLSAGLALLGAGIGAGIVAIGAGLGIGRIGGQAMEGIARQPEAAGKIQTAMLIIAALIEVVSLFAVVVCLLIALNENITF